Proteins found in one Thalassophryne amazonica chromosome 1, fThaAma1.1, whole genome shotgun sequence genomic segment:
- the si:ch73-206p6.1 gene encoding phospholipid scramblase 1 has product MYSVPNPGIPGCPPGLEYLTQVDQLLIKQKVELVEALLGFESNNKYEVRNIMGQNVFYAVEENDCLSRQCCGPMRSFTIHVLDNFGQEIITINRPLKCMSCFFPCSLQELEVQAPPGNTVGYVIQQWHPFSPKFIVANEHKEPVLKIHGPFCGWSCLPDVDFEILTMDEISKIGKISKQWTGLLREAFTDADNFGIQFPMDLDVRMKAVMIGACFLIDFMFFESAND; this is encoded by the exons GTGGACCAACTACTCATCAAGCAGAAAGTTGAACTTGTGGAAG CACTTCTTGGTTTTGAAAGTAACAACAAATATGAAGTACGTAACATCATGGGCCAGAATGTGTTCTATGCCGTAGAGGAAAACGACTGTCTGAGTCGACAGTGTTGTGGGCCCATGCGTTCTTTCACCATCCACGTCCTGGACAATTTCGGGCAAGAGATCATCACAATCAACAGGCCGCTCAAGTGCATGTCCTGCTTCTTCCCTTGCTCCCTACAAGAG CTGGAAGTGCAGGCCCCTCCCGGTAACACAGTGGGGTACGTTATTCAACAGTGGCACCCGTTCTCCCCTAAATTCATCGTTGCAAATGAACACAAAGAGCCTGTACTGAAGATCCACGGACCCTTCTGCGGATGGAGCTGCCTTCCAGATGTTGACTTTGAG aTTCTGACAATGGATGAGATCAGTAAGATTGGGAAAATCAGTAAGCAGTGGACAGGACTTCTTCGAGAAGCTTTCACAGATGCAGACAACTTTGGTATCCAGTTTCCCATGGATCTGGATGTGAGAATGAAGGCCGTAATGATTGGCGCATGTTTTCTGATT gattttatgtTCTTTGAGAGTGCCAACGACTAG